In one window of Nakamurella sp. PAMC28650 DNA:
- a CDS encoding glycosyltransferase family 4 protein — MTRPQRLIFLHSSDELYGADRMLLEMVAAAGVDTDVEVWLPNDLAHPATPLCQELAARNVPVRHLALPVMRRAYQNPRGLAVLAMKSLRLVGLLRSARPDAVYCTTSAVLLAAPVARLARVPHVVGHFQEIWSRSDRTIIGLPARACHSLLSISEAVSRSLPRSVRSRTVVVPNGTPEPLRMVPLTGRSGALIFLVASRWNAWKGHQTLLAAWDLAGSPGRLVVLGGAPPSGESVDVVAVATALERPESVSIVGEVTDPSGYIEAADVVIMPSDAPEPFGLVAIEAFARGRPVIASAAGGLLDIVSDGTDGWLFPPGDAAALAGVLSSLTRESVVSAGAQGRRTYEARFTVERFAQAWRAAVFSGWQVEKASTD, encoded by the coding sequence ATGACCCGACCTCAGCGGCTGATCTTCCTGCATTCGTCCGACGAGCTCTACGGCGCGGACCGAATGCTGCTGGAGATGGTCGCCGCAGCCGGGGTGGACACCGACGTCGAGGTCTGGTTGCCGAACGACCTGGCCCACCCCGCCACCCCGCTCTGCCAGGAGTTGGCGGCGCGCAACGTGCCGGTCCGTCATCTTGCGTTGCCCGTCATGCGGCGCGCGTATCAGAATCCTCGAGGTCTGGCCGTCCTGGCGATGAAGTCGTTGCGCCTGGTGGGCTTGCTCAGATCGGCCCGGCCAGACGCGGTGTATTGCACGACCAGCGCCGTGCTGCTGGCCGCGCCGGTGGCCAGGCTGGCCAGGGTTCCGCACGTCGTCGGGCACTTCCAGGAGATCTGGTCGCGCTCGGATCGGACCATCATCGGCCTGCCGGCGCGGGCGTGCCACTCCCTGCTGTCGATCTCGGAGGCCGTCAGTCGGTCGCTGCCCAGGAGCGTGCGCAGTCGCACGGTGGTCGTACCCAACGGCACACCGGAGCCGTTGCGGATGGTGCCGCTGACCGGTCGATCCGGAGCGCTCATCTTCCTGGTGGCCAGTCGCTGGAACGCTTGGAAGGGCCATCAGACCCTGCTGGCCGCCTGGGATCTCGCCGGCTCCCCCGGTCGACTCGTGGTGCTGGGGGGCGCCCCACCCAGCGGAGAGTCCGTCGACGTGGTAGCCGTCGCGACCGCACTGGAGCGACCCGAGTCGGTCTCGATCGTCGGGGAGGTCACCGACCCGTCCGGCTACATCGAGGCGGCCGACGTCGTCATCATGCCGTCGGACGCTCCTGAACCCTTCGGATTGGTGGCCATCGAAGCCTTCGCCAGAGGGCGACCGGTGATCGCGAGCGCCGCCGGCGGCCTCCTGGACATCGTCTCCGACGGTACGGACGGCTGGCTCTTCCCTCCGGGCGACGCAGCGGCACTGGCCGGCGTCCTGTCCTCGTTGACGCGGGAGTCGGTCGTTTCCGCCGGAGCTCAGGGCCGCCGCACGTATGAGGCCCGATTCACGGTCGAACGTTTCGCCCAGGCCTGGCGGGCGGCCGTATTCTCAGGCTGGCAGGTCGAAAAGGCCTCCACCGACTGA
- a CDS encoding molybdopterin-dependent oxidoreductase, whose translation MAGRRTNLALLALLPLAVLTGAVTFLVGSGPISLVVIAHGVVGMMLLLLVPWKSTIARRGLRRRRAGRLTSLLLALAVVVALLTGLAHSTGLLVSAFGITALQVHVGAALVALVPAALHVRRRHTRPRVVDLSRRFALRGGLLVAAAGGLYAAIEGTAHLLDLPGARRRSTGSYQTGSGDPAAMPNTSWLLDAVPSIDQGTFRLTLTSSGTSKDLTLPELAAYGDTVTAIIDCTGGWWAEQAWTGVRLRRLLPDGATGSVEVTSATGYSRRLPLTDDLLLAVAVGGSVLSPGHGAPVRLVVPGRRGFHWVKWVVRVDHDQRPWWLESPVPLQ comes from the coding sequence ATGGCCGGGCGCCGCACCAACCTCGCGCTCCTGGCACTTCTACCGCTGGCCGTCCTTACCGGCGCGGTGACCTTCCTGGTGGGCAGCGGGCCGATCAGCCTGGTGGTGATCGCGCACGGCGTCGTCGGAATGATGCTGTTGCTGCTGGTGCCCTGGAAATCCACCATCGCCAGACGTGGCCTGCGTCGTCGTCGGGCGGGCCGGTTGACGTCCCTGCTGCTGGCGCTGGCCGTCGTGGTGGCGCTGCTGACCGGTCTGGCCCACAGCACCGGGCTGCTGGTCTCCGCCTTCGGGATCACTGCGCTCCAGGTGCATGTCGGCGCGGCGCTGGTCGCGCTGGTGCCCGCCGCCCTGCACGTCCGGCGGCGGCATACCCGACCACGGGTCGTCGACCTGTCCAGACGCTTCGCGTTGCGCGGCGGCCTTCTGGTGGCCGCGGCCGGCGGTCTGTACGCGGCCATCGAGGGGACGGCCCACCTGCTCGACCTTCCCGGTGCCCGGCGGCGGTCGACCGGCTCCTACCAGACCGGGTCCGGTGACCCGGCCGCGATGCCGAACACCTCCTGGCTGCTGGACGCCGTTCCGTCGATCGATCAGGGCACCTTCCGCCTGACGCTGACCTCGTCCGGCACCTCGAAGGACTTGACACTGCCCGAGTTGGCCGCCTACGGCGACACGGTCACGGCGATCATCGACTGCACCGGCGGCTGGTGGGCCGAGCAGGCCTGGACCGGCGTGCGGCTCCGACGTCTGCTGCCGGACGGCGCCACCGGCAGCGTGGAGGTGACGAGCGCGACCGGATACTCGCGGCGGCTTCCGTTGACCGACGACCTGCTGCTCGCTGTGGCCGTGGGCGGCTCGGTCCTCTCGCCCGGGCACGGTGCCCCGGTCCGGCTGGTCGTGCCGGGCCGGCGCGGCTTCCACTGGGTGAAGTGGGTCGTGCGAGTCGATCACGACCAGCGGCCGTGGTGGCTGGAGTCGCCGGTGCCGTTGCAGTGA
- a CDS encoding sugar phosphate isomerase/epimerase, with product MTAMDRIGAAPISWGVCEVPGWGYQLPPDLVLTQMRELGITATEFGPDTFLPADPAAKVTTLAAHGLHAVGGFVPVLLHESSHDPLPGLERELDAFVAAGAGTLVLAASTGVDGYDDRPDLDEAGWRRLLHNLDRLAAAATARGVVPTLHPHVGTMIEKPAEVDRVLGGSGIALTLDTGHLMIGGNDVVSLAASAPDRIAHTHLKDVRADLAQRVQRGEITYTEAVAAGLYVPLGTGDVDLLGILGILENAGYAGWYVMEQDTILSGPEQAVDALADVAASLAFLTGALIPA from the coding sequence ATGACCGCCATGGACCGCATCGGGGCCGCGCCGATCTCCTGGGGGGTGTGCGAGGTACCGGGGTGGGGATACCAGCTGCCACCGGATCTCGTCCTGACCCAGATGCGCGAACTCGGGATCACCGCCACCGAGTTCGGACCGGACACCTTCCTGCCGGCCGATCCGGCCGCGAAGGTGACAACCCTTGCTGCACACGGCCTGCACGCCGTCGGTGGGTTCGTACCGGTACTGCTGCACGAATCGTCCCACGATCCGCTGCCGGGTCTGGAGCGCGAACTGGACGCCTTCGTCGCGGCCGGGGCGGGCACCCTGGTGCTGGCCGCCTCGACCGGGGTGGACGGCTACGACGACCGCCCCGACCTCGACGAAGCGGGATGGCGGCGACTGCTGCACAACCTGGACCGTCTCGCGGCGGCCGCCACTGCGCGGGGCGTCGTCCCGACCCTGCACCCGCACGTGGGCACCATGATCGAGAAGCCGGCCGAGGTCGATCGGGTGCTCGGTGGTTCCGGCATCGCCCTGACCCTGGACACCGGGCACCTGATGATCGGCGGCAACGACGTGGTCTCCCTCGCCGCGTCGGCGCCCGACCGCATCGCCCACACCCATCTCAAGGACGTCAGAGCCGACCTGGCCCAACGGGTGCAACGGGGCGAGATCACCTACACCGAGGCGGTCGCAGCCGGTCTGTACGTGCCGCTCGGTACCGGAGACGTCGATCTCCTGGGCATCCTGGGCATCCTGGAGAACGCCGGTTACGCAGGCTGGTACGTGATGGAGCAGGACACCATCTTGTCCGGACCAGAGCAGGCCGTCGACGCCCTGGCCGACGTGGCCGCCTCGCTCGCCTTCCTGACGGGCGCACTGATCCCGGCCTGA
- a CDS encoding DUF3558 family protein: MTTTRISILDAALVGACCLLIGGCSTSPVGTAAPPPASNGPAPVAAGAASAAIVAAPATGKPCSWLTQKEVDAATGEPLGAGAPTMANDCSWGTKDFAAGVDVTFGDWDANIATFRASGKPPSPIDGIGDEALVRTDAAGSFLYFRKGSTAYSINIHGPRVDGLADKGLSQEKILAAALLGRV, from the coding sequence ATGACCACCACCCGGATCTCGATCCTCGACGCTGCGCTCGTCGGAGCCTGTTGCCTGCTGATCGGCGGCTGCAGCACATCGCCGGTCGGCACCGCAGCCCCGCCGCCGGCGAGCAACGGGCCCGCGCCGGTCGCCGCGGGCGCCGCATCGGCAGCCATTGTTGCAGCCCCCGCCACCGGGAAGCCCTGCTCCTGGCTGACCCAGAAGGAGGTGGACGCTGCCACCGGGGAACCCCTCGGAGCGGGCGCACCGACGATGGCCAACGATTGTTCCTGGGGCACCAAGGACTTCGCTGCCGGCGTCGACGTCACCTTCGGTGATTGGGACGCCAACATCGCGACTTTCCGGGCCAGCGGAAAGCCCCCGTCCCCGATCGACGGCATCGGTGACGAAGCCCTCGTGCGCACCGATGCCGCCGGGTCCTTCCTCTACTTCCGCAAGGGGAGCACGGCGTACTCGATCAACATTCACGGGCCGCGCGTCGACGGGCTTGCCGACAAAGGCCTGTCCCAGGAAAAAATTCTCGCGGCCGCCCTGCTCGGCCGGGTGTGA
- a CDS encoding LuxR family transcriptional regulator: MPTIFGRSDEEGILHIFLHADAQPGGLAILGEAGMGKSTLWAAGVSLALARSMLVLGVRPAQAEARMSFAGLGDLLEPVADEVLPRLNPPQRAVLEVALLRRVASGPPASEREIGAAVLAALRLLSEDRQIVVALDDVQWLDRATADVLGYALRRLRAEMVWVLVTRRTGDPDAVLEGDAPGVTVSEALAGRRSQVVTLGALPAAAVGDLLRHQLGNRSTPGALREMVLASGGNPYWATELGRAALAALAGEARSEEDLSVPDTLTELLDRRLGRESGAVRAVVLVVAALSRPTCRSAGRALAGVVADPEAAIDGAVAAGLIIEAAGRLRMSHPLLGSQAIRSLPPGQRRRLHRRLAEITADPEQRARHLALATDGEPDADMARSLEAGALSAWSRGAVHTAAELAELAVASTPPADRADRFRRGLITAELHFAAGDLVRACERAEDLAVDRPDVGEWPGLLPILVESTYWVRGQHAAQAVVRTVLDGFPGDLRCRAVALACAADVGDGAGSTRADLAGESIRLFDGLAGSDPGALSMALVYLAEDHLDCGQGMAVDLLDRAEAAETLHRAAQPRAISVLNRVSSIRGYQLKLVDDLDGARAHLVRALATARSEGDDGSLAALLGHLALTEYWAGRYGQAQELAADGFDQIAASGGVAPATLYCAAALSEILTGRADRARDLISGQLAPDDRDPTKKTVAYRHVLGLADLLDGQNGAALAQFERAWQASAALRIQEPGRRQRLEADLGQALVVAGQLDRAAALAAEQRKLGERLDRPTLIGVGHRLQGLVQAANGDLDAAATSLDRAVTTHRRSPLVLELPRSLLALGQVQRRQRDKSSARSNLRSAADQFTAIGAVPWMRIAEAELARIDGPRAGAVLTATEEKVAMLAGAGRNNREIAAELFVSTRTVEGHLAVVYRKLAIRGRSQLAHRVP, encoded by the coding sequence ATGCCAACGATCTTCGGACGGTCGGACGAAGAGGGAATTCTGCATATCTTCCTGCATGCTGATGCTCAACCCGGCGGCCTGGCCATCCTGGGTGAAGCGGGGATGGGGAAGTCCACCCTCTGGGCCGCCGGAGTGTCCCTGGCCCTGGCCCGATCCATGCTGGTCCTCGGGGTGCGTCCGGCGCAGGCAGAAGCCAGGATGTCCTTCGCCGGTCTGGGTGACCTGCTGGAGCCGGTCGCCGATGAGGTGCTGCCCCGGCTAAATCCACCGCAACGGGCCGTCCTCGAGGTCGCCCTGCTGCGCCGGGTCGCGAGCGGCCCCCCGGCCTCCGAGCGGGAGATCGGCGCCGCCGTTCTGGCCGCCCTGCGGCTGTTGTCCGAAGACCGGCAGATCGTCGTCGCCCTCGACGATGTGCAATGGCTGGATCGGGCCACCGCCGACGTCCTGGGCTATGCGCTGCGACGTCTGCGCGCCGAGATGGTGTGGGTCCTGGTCACCAGACGCACCGGCGACCCGGATGCCGTGCTCGAGGGCGACGCCCCCGGAGTGACGGTGAGCGAGGCGCTGGCCGGTCGGCGGAGCCAGGTGGTGACGCTGGGCGCCCTGCCCGCGGCGGCGGTCGGCGACCTGCTCCGCCATCAGCTGGGGAACCGGTCGACGCCCGGCGCACTCCGCGAAATGGTTCTTGCCTCGGGCGGGAACCCCTACTGGGCCACCGAACTCGGCCGGGCCGCATTGGCGGCACTCGCCGGAGAGGCGCGCTCGGAGGAGGACTTGTCGGTCCCCGACACCTTGACCGAACTGCTCGATCGGCGGCTGGGCCGGGAGAGTGGCGCCGTGCGGGCGGTGGTGCTGGTGGTCGCGGCGCTGTCCAGGCCGACCTGCCGTTCGGCCGGACGGGCGTTGGCCGGGGTCGTCGCCGACCCCGAAGCCGCCATCGACGGCGCCGTCGCGGCCGGGCTGATCATCGAAGCCGCCGGCAGACTGAGGATGTCACATCCGCTGCTGGGATCGCAGGCGATCCGGTCATTGCCGCCGGGACAGCGCCGGCGGCTACATCGGCGGCTCGCCGAGATCACCGCCGACCCTGAACAGAGAGCCCGGCATCTGGCCCTGGCCACCGACGGCGAACCCGATGCCGACATGGCCAGGTCGTTGGAAGCCGGCGCACTGTCGGCCTGGTCACGCGGCGCCGTCCACACCGCCGCCGAGCTGGCCGAGCTGGCCGTCGCCTCGACCCCGCCGGCGGACCGGGCCGACCGCTTCCGTCGGGGGCTGATCACGGCCGAGTTGCATTTTGCAGCAGGCGATCTCGTGCGCGCCTGCGAGCGGGCCGAGGACCTCGCCGTTGATCGGCCCGACGTCGGCGAATGGCCGGGTCTGCTGCCCATCCTGGTCGAGTCGACCTACTGGGTCCGCGGTCAGCACGCCGCTCAGGCCGTGGTGCGGACCGTGCTGGACGGGTTTCCAGGAGACCTACGGTGCCGTGCCGTTGCGCTCGCCTGCGCCGCGGACGTCGGTGACGGGGCCGGATCGACCAGGGCGGATCTGGCCGGGGAGTCGATCCGCCTGTTCGACGGACTGGCCGGCTCGGACCCTGGGGCCCTGTCGATGGCACTGGTCTACCTTGCCGAGGATCATCTGGATTGCGGCCAGGGCATGGCGGTGGACCTGCTGGACCGGGCCGAAGCGGCGGAAACGCTTCACCGGGCGGCGCAGCCCCGGGCGATCTCCGTCCTGAACCGGGTCAGCAGCATCCGCGGCTACCAGCTCAAACTCGTCGACGATCTGGACGGCGCTCGCGCCCACCTGGTCCGCGCGCTGGCGACGGCTCGTAGCGAGGGCGACGACGGGTCACTCGCTGCTCTGCTCGGGCATCTGGCACTCACCGAGTACTGGGCCGGGCGCTACGGGCAGGCCCAGGAGTTGGCCGCCGACGGCTTCGACCAGATCGCCGCGAGCGGCGGGGTGGCCCCGGCGACCTTGTACTGTGCCGCCGCCCTGTCCGAGATCCTCACCGGACGCGCCGACCGGGCCAGGGACCTGATCTCCGGACAACTCGCCCCGGACGACCGTGACCCGACGAAGAAGACCGTCGCCTACCGGCATGTGCTGGGTCTGGCCGACCTGTTGGACGGTCAGAACGGAGCGGCCCTCGCCCAGTTCGAACGCGCGTGGCAGGCTTCGGCCGCCCTGCGGATCCAGGAGCCCGGCCGACGGCAACGCCTGGAGGCCGACCTCGGTCAGGCCCTGGTCGTGGCCGGCCAATTGGACCGGGCCGCAGCTCTCGCGGCCGAGCAGCGAAAGCTGGGGGAGCGCCTGGACCGCCCGACCCTGATCGGAGTCGGCCACCGATTGCAGGGTCTCGTCCAGGCGGCGAACGGCGATCTGGACGCCGCAGCGACCTCGTTGGACCGTGCGGTGACGACGCACCGCCGGTCGCCGCTGGTGCTCGAGCTCCCGCGCAGTCTGCTGGCGCTCGGGCAGGTGCAGCGCCGCCAACGTGACAAGTCCTCGGCCAGAAGCAATCTCCGATCGGCGGCAGACCAGTTCACCGCCATCGGCGCGGTCCCCTGGATGCGGATCGCCGAGGCCGAACTGGCGCGGATCGACGGGCCGCGCGCGGGAGCGGTGCTCACCGCCACCGAGGAGAAGGTGGCCATGTTGGCCGGTGCCGGCCGCAACAACCGGGAGATCGCAGCAGAACTGTTCGTCAGCACCAGGACGGTGGAAGGTCATCTCGCGGTGGTCTACCGGAAGCTGGCCATCCGCGGGCGCTCGCAGTTGGCCCATCGAGTGCCCTGA
- a CDS encoding TIM barrel protein, whose translation MTTSKTDFSRLTLGNAPDSWGVWFPLDDHQVSWKQYLDDVANAGYLWTELGPQGFLPQDPAQLRDELAQRGLKVSGGTVFAGLHKGKEALDKAITDFSREARLLTEVDAKFLVHLPEQYTDMHTGAATQSEDIDPEQWSNLISGTDALGKILFEEFGVELVFHPHADTHVDTQDRIERFLQDTDPAFVNLCLDTGHVAYCDGDNLELIERFGERMTYVHIKLVDPVVRERVRAEKLSLAEAVPLGIMVEPPYGVPDVPSLLEALAGLDREIFAVIEQDLYPVAANIPLAIQARAAGYFTALGLGPIRRWPY comes from the coding sequence ATGACGACCAGCAAGACGGATTTCTCCCGGCTCACCCTGGGCAACGCGCCGGATTCCTGGGGGGTGTGGTTCCCCCTCGACGATCACCAAGTGAGCTGGAAGCAGTACCTGGACGACGTCGCCAACGCCGGCTACCTCTGGACCGAACTCGGCCCGCAGGGCTTCCTGCCGCAGGACCCGGCCCAGCTGCGGGACGAGCTCGCCCAGCGCGGCCTGAAGGTGTCCGGCGGAACGGTGTTCGCCGGGCTGCACAAGGGGAAGGAGGCGCTGGACAAGGCGATCACCGACTTCAGCCGGGAGGCCCGCCTGCTCACCGAGGTCGACGCGAAATTCCTGGTCCACCTGCCGGAGCAGTACACCGACATGCACACCGGGGCCGCGACGCAGTCCGAGGACATCGACCCGGAGCAGTGGTCGAACCTGATCTCCGGCACCGACGCCCTGGGAAAGATCCTCTTCGAGGAGTTCGGCGTGGAGCTGGTCTTCCACCCGCACGCCGACACCCACGTCGACACCCAGGACCGGATCGAGCGGTTCCTGCAGGACACCGATCCGGCCTTCGTCAACCTCTGCCTGGACACCGGTCACGTGGCGTACTGCGACGGCGACAACCTCGAACTGATCGAACGATTCGGCGAGCGGATGACGTACGTCCACATCAAGCTCGTCGACCCCGTCGTCCGGGAACGTGTTCGCGCGGAGAAGCTCTCGCTCGCCGAGGCCGTCCCGTTGGGCATCATGGTCGAGCCGCCCTACGGCGTGCCGGATGTGCCTTCCCTGCTGGAGGCGCTGGCCGGCCTCGACCGGGAGATCTTCGCCGTCATCGAGCAGGACCTCTATCCGGTGGCTGCGAATATCCCGCTCGCGATCCAGGCCAGAGCGGCCGGGTACTTCACGGCCCTTGGCCTCGGCCCGATCCGGCGCTGGCCCTACTGA
- a CDS encoding sugar phosphate isomerase/epimerase gives MRIALDPHMIRHLPLLELPGVVADLGYEWIELSPREDFLPFFRHPRVDLASVRRFRQELDSAGVAVSTLLPLYRWAGPDEDERQAAMRNWKRAIDIASELGVSRMVSEFNGRPEAVAKSEHQFFRSMEELLPILERREIDLVLEPHPDDFIEDGVEAIDVIRGIDSPRLSYLYCAPHTFHIGNDPEKIIKHAGSLLTDVHLADSLDFSASSGLRYIVNPPGSTVRVHQHLNIGQGEVDFVQLFSLLKEIGFDGQLTACVFAWEDKAEESNRFMLEKINQLWDAS, from the coding sequence ATGCGCATCGCTCTGGATCCACACATGATCCGGCACCTCCCACTGCTGGAACTGCCCGGCGTGGTGGCCGATCTGGGCTACGAGTGGATCGAGCTGTCCCCCCGCGAGGACTTCCTGCCGTTCTTCCGTCACCCCAGGGTCGATCTGGCGTCGGTGCGCAGGTTCCGTCAGGAACTCGATTCGGCGGGGGTGGCGGTGTCGACCCTGTTGCCGCTCTACCGGTGGGCCGGCCCGGACGAGGACGAGCGTCAGGCCGCCATGCGCAACTGGAAACGGGCGATCGACATCGCCTCCGAACTCGGTGTGTCCCGGATGGTCTCGGAGTTCAACGGCCGTCCCGAAGCGGTCGCGAAGTCGGAGCACCAGTTCTTCAGGTCCATGGAGGAACTGCTCCCGATCCTGGAGCGACGCGAGATCGACCTGGTGCTGGAGCCGCACCCCGACGACTTCATCGAGGACGGCGTCGAAGCCATCGACGTGATCCGCGGGATCGACTCCCCGCGATTGTCCTACCTGTACTGCGCGCCGCACACGTTCCACATCGGCAACGACCCCGAGAAGATCATCAAGCACGCCGGCTCCCTGCTGACCGACGTCCATCTGGCCGATTCACTGGACTTCAGCGCCTCCTCGGGGCTGCGGTACATCGTCAACCCGCCCGGGTCGACGGTCCGCGTCCACCAGCACCTGAACATCGGGCAGGGCGAGGTGGACTTCGTGCAGCTGTTCTCGCTGCTCAAGGAGATCGGTTTCGACGGTCAGCTCACCGCCTGCGTGTTCGCGTGGGAGGACAAGGCCGAGGAGTCCAACCGTTTCATGCTCGAGAAGATCAACCAACTCTGGGACGCCAGCTAA
- a CDS encoding Gfo/Idh/MocA family protein yields MTVSVGVIGVGMIGKDHIRRLTTVLAGAAVVAVTDVNAEEAATVAAGLPGAIAHPTGQDVISDPAVDAVVVCSWGPTHEEYVLAAIAAGKPVFCEKPLATTEEACRRILDAESAFGRRLVQVGYMRRYDASYRALKAAVDSGEIGTPLMMHCTHRNPSVPGHYTKDMAITDTAVHEIDMVRWMFGEEIVATTVLTPRKSRLGGELQDPLLLLLEMEGGALIDVEISVNIRYGYDIRGEVVGEEGTAALGESNPIVVRKNNMYSGRVPQDWRERFLRAYDVEFQEWIDAVRDGGEFGPSAWDGYAAAVVSDAAVRSLFGGDGRVEVKLGDKPSLYDATT; encoded by the coding sequence ATGACAGTCAGCGTCGGCGTCATCGGCGTGGGCATGATCGGCAAGGACCACATCCGCCGGCTCACCACGGTTCTCGCCGGTGCGGCGGTCGTGGCGGTCACCGACGTGAATGCCGAGGAAGCAGCCACGGTGGCGGCCGGACTACCCGGTGCCATCGCGCACCCGACCGGGCAGGACGTCATTTCTGATCCGGCCGTCGACGCCGTGGTGGTCTGCTCCTGGGGACCGACGCACGAGGAATACGTCCTGGCCGCCATCGCCGCCGGGAAGCCGGTGTTCTGCGAGAAGCCCCTGGCCACCACCGAGGAGGCCTGCCGCCGGATCCTGGACGCCGAGTCGGCGTTCGGCCGTCGGCTCGTGCAGGTCGGTTACATGCGCCGCTACGACGCGTCGTACCGGGCACTCAAGGCGGCGGTCGACAGCGGCGAGATCGGCACCCCGCTGATGATGCACTGCACCCATCGGAACCCCAGTGTCCCAGGGCATTACACGAAGGACATGGCGATCACCGACACCGCGGTGCACGAGATCGACATGGTGCGCTGGATGTTCGGCGAGGAGATCGTGGCGACGACGGTGCTGACCCCGCGCAAGAGCCGGCTGGGCGGCGAACTGCAGGACCCGCTGCTGCTGCTGCTGGAGATGGAGGGCGGCGCGCTGATCGACGTCGAGATCTCCGTCAACATCCGCTACGGGTACGACATCCGCGGCGAGGTCGTCGGCGAGGAAGGCACTGCCGCGCTCGGCGAGTCGAATCCGATCGTCGTGCGCAAGAACAACATGTACTCGGGACGGGTGCCGCAGGACTGGCGCGAGCGGTTCCTCCGCGCCTACGACGTGGAGTTCCAGGAGTGGATCGACGCCGTTCGTGACGGAGGCGAATTCGGTCCGAGCGCCTGGGACGGCTACGCCGCCGCCGTGGTGTCCGACGCCGCCGTCCGGTCACTTTTCGGTGGTGACGGCCGGGTCGAGGTCAAGCTCGGCGACAAGCCGTCCCTCTACGACGCAACCACCTGA
- a CDS encoding ATP-binding cassette domain-containing protein, with translation MTDTLAGHADKTLQSGEPLIEMTDVGKVYGSIRALRGVNLRVNAGEVTCVLGDNGAGKSTLIKIMSGLHPHSEGSLKVDGREVRFGSPREALDHGIATVYQDLAVVSLMEVWRNFFLGSELRTANLPFAPMKIKEMRQIADAELQKMGITVKDINQPIGTLSGGQRQCVAIARAVYFGARVLILDEPTAALGVKQSGVVLKYTAAARDAGLGVVFITHNPHHAYLVGDHFIILKLGERVLDKKRSEVSLEELTAEMAGGQELAELGHELQR, from the coding sequence ATGACAGACACCCTTGCCGGGCATGCGGACAAGACGCTGCAGAGCGGTGAGCCACTGATCGAGATGACCGACGTGGGCAAGGTCTACGGGTCGATCCGGGCACTGCGAGGCGTCAACCTGCGGGTGAACGCCGGCGAGGTGACCTGCGTGCTCGGCGACAACGGGGCCGGCAAGTCCACCCTGATCAAGATCATGTCCGGCTTGCATCCGCACTCGGAGGGCAGCCTCAAGGTCGACGGCCGGGAAGTGAGATTCGGATCCCCTCGCGAAGCTCTCGATCACGGGATCGCCACCGTCTACCAGGATCTGGCCGTGGTCAGCCTGATGGAGGTCTGGCGCAATTTCTTCCTCGGATCGGAACTGCGCACGGCGAACCTGCCGTTCGCGCCCATGAAGATCAAGGAGATGCGGCAGATCGCGGACGCCGAGCTGCAGAAGATGGGCATCACCGTCAAGGACATCAACCAGCCCATCGGCACGCTCTCCGGCGGCCAGCGTCAGTGCGTGGCCATCGCGCGGGCGGTCTACTTCGGTGCCCGGGTGCTGATCCTGGACGAGCCCACCGCGGCACTGGGTGTGAAGCAGTCGGGTGTCGTCCTGAAGTACACCGCGGCCGCGCGGGACGCCGGCCTCGGCGTCGTCTTCATCACCCACAATCCGCACCACGCCTACCTGGTCGGCGACCACTTCATCATCCTCAAGCTGGGCGAGCGGGTGCTCGACAAGAAGCGTTCCGAAGTCAGTCTTGAGGAACTCACCGCCGAGATGGCCGGCGGCCAAGAGCTTGCCGAGCTCGGCCACGAATTGCAGAGATAG